A genomic region of Streptosporangium lutulentum contains the following coding sequences:
- a CDS encoding DEAD/DEAH box helicase produces the protein MEHVPARQAGETRWPDWVDERLVTRWANRGISGLWPHQAEAAELAHDGLNVIIATGTASGKSLSYLVPALSAVLDGGTILYLSPTKALAADQLRSLGELDVPELRAATFDGDTSFEERAWIRRHANYVLTNPDMLHRTLLPRHTQWSAFWRRLRMIVVDECHGYRGVFGSHVAQILRRLRRICARYGSRPTFLLSSATASEPGTFAMRLTGLQMAEVTTDASPRGATTFALWEPPLTDLRGEGGAPLRRPATSESADLLSDLVSADVRTLAFVRSRRAAESVALTTRARLQDLVVDVGAPAELPGKVAAYRAGYLAEDRRKLEKALRSGDLLGLATTNALELGVDVSGLDAVLIAGWPGTRASLWQQAGRAGRDGQDALAVLIARDDPLDTYLVHHPEALFGRPVEAIVLDPDNPYVLGPHLCAAASEIPLTPDDLEIFGPATKEVLSGLVEDGLLRERATGWFWTSRERATDLADIRGAGGAPIQVVEMSTGRLLGTVDEPSAHMSVHTGAVYVHQGETFLVAELDLEAGVALLEAGTPEYTTFARDVTDISVIESLRSHPLGPGELHFGSVEVTSQVVSYLKRRAQSGELLGDEPLDLPPRTLRTRAVWWTLPASAITPLAEDGLDLGGAAHAAEHASIGLLPLFATCDRWDIGGVSTELHPDTGLLTVFVYDGHEGGAGFAERGYSRALDWLTATREAIASCECERGCPSCIQSPKCGNGNEPLDKAGALRLLAVLLSIDPCEV, from the coding sequence GTGGAGCACGTTCCCGCACGTCAGGCGGGCGAGACCCGATGGCCGGACTGGGTCGACGAGCGACTGGTTACGCGCTGGGCGAACCGCGGTATTTCCGGCCTGTGGCCACATCAGGCAGAGGCGGCCGAACTGGCCCACGACGGTCTAAACGTGATCATCGCCACAGGAACCGCGTCGGGCAAATCCCTCTCCTACTTGGTCCCCGCCCTCTCGGCGGTGCTCGACGGCGGCACGATCCTCTACCTGTCGCCCACCAAGGCGCTGGCCGCCGACCAACTCCGCTCGCTGGGCGAGCTCGACGTGCCCGAACTTCGCGCGGCCACCTTCGACGGGGACACGTCCTTCGAGGAACGGGCCTGGATCCGCAGGCACGCCAACTACGTCCTGACCAACCCGGACATGCTCCACCGCACCCTGTTGCCCCGCCACACCCAGTGGTCGGCCTTCTGGCGGCGGCTACGGATGATCGTCGTGGACGAGTGCCACGGCTACCGAGGCGTGTTCGGCTCCCACGTGGCGCAGATCCTGCGCCGCCTGCGCCGGATCTGCGCCCGGTACGGCTCCCGCCCGACCTTCCTGCTCTCCTCGGCCACGGCCAGCGAGCCCGGGACTTTCGCGATGCGCCTGACAGGCCTTCAGATGGCCGAGGTGACCACGGACGCCTCTCCCCGAGGTGCTACCACCTTCGCCCTGTGGGAGCCACCCCTGACCGATCTGCGGGGCGAGGGCGGCGCACCCCTCCGCCGTCCCGCCACCTCCGAGAGCGCCGACCTCCTCAGCGACCTCGTCTCCGCCGACGTCCGCACCCTGGCCTTCGTCCGCTCCCGCCGCGCCGCCGAGTCCGTGGCCCTCACCACCCGGGCCAGGCTCCAGGACCTCGTCGTCGACGTGGGCGCGCCGGCGGAACTGCCCGGCAAGGTGGCGGCCTACCGGGCCGGATACCTGGCGGAGGACCGCCGGAAACTGGAGAAGGCCCTGCGGTCGGGAGACCTGCTCGGGCTGGCGACGACCAACGCGCTGGAGCTCGGCGTCGACGTGTCCGGGCTGGACGCCGTGCTCATCGCGGGCTGGCCGGGAACCCGGGCGTCACTCTGGCAACAGGCCGGGCGGGCGGGACGAGACGGGCAGGACGCCCTGGCGGTGCTGATCGCCAGGGACGACCCCCTGGACACCTACCTGGTCCACCACCCCGAGGCCCTGTTCGGCCGGCCCGTCGAGGCGATCGTTCTCGATCCCGACAATCCCTACGTGCTGGGCCCCCATCTGTGCGCGGCCGCCTCCGAGATTCCCCTCACCCCCGACGACCTGGAGATCTTCGGTCCGGCCACCAAGGAGGTGCTCTCGGGCCTGGTCGAGGACGGCCTGCTCAGAGAACGCGCCACGGGCTGGTTCTGGACCAGCAGGGAGCGGGCCACCGACCTCGCCGACATCCGGGGAGCCGGCGGCGCCCCCATCCAGGTCGTCGAGATGTCCACCGGACGGCTGCTCGGCACCGTGGACGAACCCTCCGCCCACATGTCCGTCCACACCGGCGCGGTCTATGTGCATCAGGGAGAGACCTTCCTGGTGGCCGAGCTCGACCTGGAGGCGGGAGTCGCCCTGCTCGAAGCCGGGACGCCCGAGTACACGACCTTCGCGAGGGATGTCACCGACATCTCGGTGATCGAATCCCTTCGTTCACACCCGCTCGGCCCCGGAGAGCTTCACTTCGGCTCGGTGGAGGTCACCAGCCAGGTGGTCTCCTATCTCAAGCGCCGCGCCCAGAGCGGCGAACTCCTCGGTGACGAGCCTCTCGACCTGCCTCCGCGTACGTTGCGAACCCGCGCGGTCTGGTGGACGCTTCCCGCCTCAGCGATCACCCCCCTGGCCGAGGACGGCCTGGACCTCGGCGGAGCCGCGCACGCGGCCGAACACGCCTCCATCGGCTTGCTACCGCTGTTCGCTACCTGCGACCGCTGGGACATCGGCGGTGTCTCCACCGAACTTCACCCGGACACCGGGCTGCTCACCGTTTTCGTCTACGACGG